The Pedobacter ginsengisoli region TTTTCCAGAATTTAAGATTAAACGACCGGATCGCTTTTGGCCTTGATTTGAATTTTAACCCAAGCTACAATTATGTTAGTTGGATAAAAGCAGAGGGAGATCAGGCAATTTTTTCCCGTTATAACAGGAATACTGTAGAAAATTCATTTGATGCAAAATATTCTTTCAGTAACAAAATGGGAGTGTCAGTTGTATTGCGACATTATTGGAGTGATAGGAGGAACAAGGAGTTTTATCTGTTAACAGATCATGGAGGTTTAATTGCCTATGGGGGCGCTCCATTAACCGGGATGGATAGGAACTATAATGTTTTTAATATTGATTTGATCTATGTTTGGCAGTTTGCACCGGGAAGTGAGCTTACTCTATCCTATAAGCAGGCTGCTGAAACCAATAACGATTTTTATACTAAGCGATATAACAGAAATCTTGAGGATATCCTTTCCGCACCGCAAAATACAAGCTTATCTGTAAAAATTTTATACTATATTGATTATCTAAATCTTCGTAAAAAAAGAAAGTAAGAATATAATGATCTATTTAGTATTACTCTATCTTTTCTGCATAATTTATGGGATTATTCATGCCGTTAAGAATAACTCCATAAATTATGTAGAAAAAGCCTTTTGGATCATCATAATTATTATAATTCCGGTAGGGGCTTGCTTATACTTAAGAAGTACATTTGTTACTAAACATTAAGTGAAACATCTTCTGGATATCATTCAATGTTGGTATATTTAAGGCTGTAACCGAACCTCAACTATCTCAAAATTAAATGGAAAGAAGAAAATTCCTTCAATTGGGAGTGGGTTTAACAGTGGCAGGCATCCTGGCACCTACATTTGTTAAATCTAGTCCTTTAGCGGTACCAAACAAATTACCACTTTGGCGTGGTTTTAATCTGTTAGAGAAATTTAATGGAGATCATAACCAGCCTTTTCAGAAAACAGATTTTCAAATGATGGCTAAGTGGGGTTTTAACTTTGCCCGCTTACCAATGTCATATCATTGCTGGTCAAAACCTGATAATTGGCTTCAAATGGACGAAAATGTTTTGAAAGAAATAGATCAGGCAATTGAGTACGGAATTAAATATAAAATTCATGTTAACCTCAATCTACATCGGATTCCTGGTTATTGTGTTAATCCACCTAATGAACCGCTTAATTTATGGAAAGATGATCAGGCACTAGAAGCTGCTGCTTTCCATTGGCAAACTTTTGCTAAAAGATACAAGCGCATTAATAGTAAGAAATTGAGCTTTGACCTGATAAATGAACCTTCAAATGTTGAAGAGCCGGATTATGTAAGGGTGGTTACCCGAATTGTTAATGCCATACGTCAGGAAGATCCGGATCGGTTAATTGTTATCGATGGTCTTCATTATGGAACTAAGCCTGTTTTTGGTGCGGCCGATTTAAATGTTGGGCAAAGTACCAGAGGATATGGTCCCATGCAGGTAAGTCATTATAAAGCATCCTGGGTTAAGGCAGATTGGAACGTTCCAACCTGGCCTTTAAATCCGGACGGTAATGATAAGTGGGACAAAGATCGGCTGAAACGGGATATATTTGATCCCTGGAAAAGTCTAATGGATCAGGGTGTGGGAGTTCATGTGGGTGAGTGGGGCGCATACCAGCATACACCTCATGATGTTTCGCTTTCATGGATGAAAGATAATCTCGAAATATGGAAAGAGAACGGCTGGGGTTGGTCTTTATGGAATTTGCGCGGTAGTTTTGGTATTCTTGATAGCGAACGACAAGATGTAGCATATGAAGACTACAATGGCCATAAGCTAGATCGTAAAATGCTTGAATTACTTCAGCAGTACTAACATAAGTTGCTAAACTAAAACCGATTCCTTAAAATACCTGGCTTTATAATCCAATGGAGATAAGCCAGTTATTTTTTTGAAAACTCCTCTAAACGCTTTGTCATCCGAATAACCAACTTCATTCATAACTTCGTAAATACTCTTTTTACCCTTTTCAAGGGTGCTTTTTGCAACCTCTACTTTTACGCGTTGTAAGTATTCTACAGGGGTATTGCCAACAGCCTTAATAAATCGTCTGTCAAAATTCCTTCGGCTAATGGCAAGTTTTGATGCCAGTTCCTCAAAGGAAATTTTCTCACTTAAATTTTCTTCTATATAAGTTTGTGCTTTACTGATAAGATCATCACCATGGTTCTTTTGTGTTCTGAAAATGTGAAAAGGCGATTGCGAAGATCTTTCTATATCAATTTGAAAGATTTTAGAGCAGATAATTGCTACCTCCCTGTTAAAATACTCACCTACCAAAAAAAGTATCAGGTTCAAAAAAGAATATCCGCCACCATTAGTATAAATGCCACGTTCAGCAGTAATTAATTTATCAATTTGAAGCGTAATATTTGGAAACAGCCGCTTAAAATCTGGCGCTAAATTCCAGTGTGTACAGCAACTCTTGCCATCCAGTAATCCGGTAGCAGCAAGTAAAAATG contains the following coding sequences:
- a CDS encoding PLDc N-terminal domain-containing protein codes for the protein MIYLVLLYLFCIIYGIIHAVKNNSINYVEKAFWIIIIIIIPVGACLYLRSTFVTKH
- a CDS encoding GlxA family transcriptional regulator, which produces MKLVTIVVPEGDVNLSSITGSFEILTRANDIWQKLGNKPLMDVRIAGFIPELKLDAGFFSINPVNIDDIEKTDLLIIPSVSYDADLLQKNDQLIKWIKEQYLGGTEVASMCSGAFLLAATGLLDGKSCCTHWNLAPDFKRLFPNITLQIDKLITAERGIYTNGGGYSFLNLILFLVGEYFNREVAIICSKIFQIDIERSSQSPFHIFRTQKNHGDDLISKAQTYIEENLSEKISFEELASKLAISRRNFDRRFIKAVGNTPVEYLQRVKVEVAKSTLEKGKKSIYEVMNEVGYSDDKAFRGVFKKITGLSPLDYKARYFKESVLV
- a CDS encoding glycoside hydrolase family 5 protein, giving the protein MERRKFLQLGVGLTVAGILAPTFVKSSPLAVPNKLPLWRGFNLLEKFNGDHNQPFQKTDFQMMAKWGFNFARLPMSYHCWSKPDNWLQMDENVLKEIDQAIEYGIKYKIHVNLNLHRIPGYCVNPPNEPLNLWKDDQALEAAAFHWQTFAKRYKRINSKKLSFDLINEPSNVEEPDYVRVVTRIVNAIRQEDPDRLIVIDGLHYGTKPVFGAADLNVGQSTRGYGPMQVSHYKASWVKADWNVPTWPLNPDGNDKWDKDRLKRDIFDPWKSLMDQGVGVHVGEWGAYQHTPHDVSLSWMKDNLEIWKENGWGWSLWNLRGSFGILDSERQDVAYEDYNGHKLDRKMLELLQQY